From Bos indicus isolate NIAB-ARS_2022 breed Sahiwal x Tharparkar chromosome 4, NIAB-ARS_B.indTharparkar_mat_pri_1.0, whole genome shotgun sequence, the proteins below share one genomic window:
- the GPR22 gene encoding G-protein coupled receptor 22 yields the protein MCFSPILEINMQSESNITVRDDIDDINTNMYQPLSYPLSFQVSLTGFLMLEIVLGLGSNLTVLVLYCMKSNLINSVSNIITMNLHVLDVIICVGCIPLTIVILLLSLESNTALICCFHEACVSFASVSTAINVFAITLDRYDISVKPANRILTMGRAAMLMISIWIFSFFSFLIPFIEVNFFSLQSGNTWENKTLLCVSTNEYYTELGMYYHLLVQIPIFFFTVIVMLITYSKILQALNIRIGTRFSTGQKKKARKKKTISLTTQHETTDMSQGSGGRNVVFGVRTSVSVIIALRRAMKRHRERRERQKRVFKMSLLIISTFLLCWTPISVLNTTILCLGPSDLLVKLRLCFLVMGYGTTIFHPLLYAFTRQKFQKVLKSKMKKRVVSIVEADPMPNNAVIHNSWIDPKRNKKLTFEDSEIREKCLVPQVVTD from the coding sequence ATgtgtttttctcccattctggaaaTCAACATGCAGTCTGAATCTAACATTACAGTGCGAGATGACATTGATGACATCAACACCAATATGTACCAACCACTATCATATCCATTAAGCTTTCAAGTGTCTCTCACCGGATTTCTTATGTTAGAAATTGTGTTGGGACTTGGCAGCAACCTCACCGTATTGGTACTTTACTGCATGAAATCCAACTTAATCAATTCTGTCAGTAACATTATTACAATGAATCTTCATGTACTTGATGTAATCATTTGTGTGGGATGTATTCCTCTAACTATAGTTATCCTTCTGCTTTCACTGGAGAGTAACACTGCTCTCATCTGCTGTTTCCATGAGGCCTGTGTATCTTTTGCAAGTGTCTCAACAGCAATCAACGTGTTCGCTATCACTTTGGACAGATACGACATCTCTGTAAAGCCTGCAAACCGAATTCTGACAATGGGCAGAGCTGCAATGCTAATGATATCCATTTGGATTTTttcgtttttctctttcctgattCCCTTTATTGAGGTAAATTTTTTCAGCCTTCAAAGTggaaatacatgggaaaacaaGACACTTTTGTGTGTCAGCACAAATGAATACTACACTGAACTGGGAATGTATTATCACCTGCTAGTACAGATTCCAATATTCTTTTTCACTGTCATAGTGATGTTAATCACATACAGCAAAATACTTCAGGCTCTCAATATTCGAATAGGCACAAGATTCTCAACAGGGCagaagaagaaagcaagaaagaaaaagacaatctctCTAACCACACAACACGAGACTACAGACATGTCACAAGGCAGTGGTGGGAGAAATGTAGTCTTTGGTGTTAGAACTTCAGTGTCTGTAATAATCGCTCTCCGGCGAGCTATGAAACGACACCGTGAACGACGAGAAAGGCAAAAGAGAGTCTTCAAAATGTCTTTATTGATTATTTCTACATTTCTTCTCTGCTGGACAccaatttctgttttaaataccACCATTTTATGTTTAGGCCCAAGTGACCTTTTAGTAAAATTAAGGTTGTGTTTTCTAGTCATGGGTTATGGAACAACTATATTTCACCCTCTATTATATGCATTTACTAGACAAAAATTTCAAAAggtcttaaaaagtaaaatgaaaaagcgAGTTGTTTCCATAGTAGAAGCTGATCCCATGCCTAATAATGCTGTAATACACAACTCTTGGATAGAtcctaaaagaaacaaaaaactcacCTTTGAAGAtagtgaaataagagaaaaatgtttaGTACCTCAGGTTGTCACAGACTAG